The Deltaproteobacteria bacterium genome contains the following window.
CGTCACCGGTGCTAGCACGTCACCCCGCGCTACCCAACGGGCGGCTCACGCGGGTACCCGTCAAAAGAACGCTGATCTAACGTGTTCAGGTGATGACTGCGCGAACATTTTGCGCTAGATGGATTTTTCCGCTAACCGGTGAATCCTGCCGGGGTTACCCCCGTCGTAGAGGTGAAAGTGGTGCAAGACTTGGAGCCGCGGCTCCGCCGCATCGTCGCCGACCTGCTCGGGGTCAGCCCCGAGGAGCTGGCGCCTCAGGTGTCGCTCACCGACGATCTCGCGGCGGATTCGCTCGACCTGATCGAGCTCGCCCTCGCGATCGAGACGCATCTCGGCATTGCGATCCCCGAGCGCGCGGTCGAGAAGATCCGCACGTATGGTGATCTCGTGCAGGCCGCGCT
Protein-coding sequences here:
- a CDS encoding acyl carrier protein; translation: MVQDLEPRLRRIVADLLGVSPEELAPQVSLTDDLAADSLDLIELALAIETHLGIAIPERAVEKIRTYGDLVQAALAHAEPGEAPRQPAPAPVVSSRVVRAGGDPALPLVQRSGTLTPYVVQNITDD